One genomic window of Magnetococcus sp. PR-3 includes the following:
- a CDS encoding cytidylate kinase-like family protein: MPHAIIKEQFFKGGGKKKAAKKNPPPLIAISGEYGAGAEDVAKRLAKTLEVQCFDPPLMQRIVEEAENSQALHDRLDELMPGKVKGWLNPFMKKRRKKGAISYLHLVKAIMGISAKGGVIIGMGAHLILSDRQVFRLKIEAGPEYCSGLISKETGINSKAAEKMCARVDRERIKFVKEIYDRFPTDASYYDLVLSAETFSPEQMSNLALEAMCHAGHKIPSKLCDDNK; encoded by the coding sequence ATGCCACATGCGATTATCAAGGAGCAGTTTTTCAAGGGAGGTGGCAAGAAAAAGGCCGCCAAAAAAAACCCGCCTCCGCTTATTGCCATATCTGGTGAATATGGTGCTGGCGCTGAAGATGTGGCCAAACGCCTAGCCAAAACCCTTGAAGTTCAGTGTTTTGACCCCCCTTTGATGCAACGCATTGTGGAGGAGGCTGAAAACAGTCAAGCCCTACATGACCGGTTGGATGAACTGATGCCCGGTAAAGTAAAGGGTTGGCTGAACCCCTTCATGAAAAAAAGACGTAAAAAGGGCGCCATCTCATACCTACATCTGGTAAAAGCCATTATGGGTATCAGCGCCAAAGGCGGGGTTATTATAGGCATGGGTGCCCACCTGATCCTTTCAGACCGACAGGTATTCCGTCTTAAGATTGAAGCTGGACCTGAGTACTGTTCTGGCCTTATCTCTAAAGAGACAGGCATCAACAGCAAGGCCGCAGAAAAAATGTGTGCCCGTGTGGACCGAGAGCGGATTAAGTTTGTTAAAGAGATCTACGACCGCTTTCCGACAGATGCCAGCTATTATGACCTGGTACTTAGTGCAGAAACCTTCTCACCGGAGCAGATGAGCAATCTGGCTCTAGAAGCCATGTGTCATGCTGGGCATAAAATTCCCAGCAAGCTCTGCGACGACAACAAGTAA
- a CDS encoding GGDEF domain-containing protein: MQMKAPHEANAQVLAGPCNFTTPPETLGHAVSVYTSLSQDPEVFPLEKRKKFILVATGMALFVGVLVDLVVNPFPDSLLLTLGWPILAALLSAWTVAVNTNHKHYCTFAATRGAMHTEQQGLFPAISSNSFHFETAKFLVKHHHTHAVASHYLFHAVEDEEFHFRWVDDQHHVLHQIDGLNDHRNSFSEPLQNYYFGSAVELNWTRYLLRQHGADIRNGTAIRFPLNERGNDYIELSGERFRYAIKDEEGEHGYEEVAESFRGERDFDIGIYDLENKGELQGHQWIKFPYPAIPNELLFMKLWELRTGTKVEVHHLLPEAETFTKDPVTDLILSALFLERLEQSISRHARRDTTLAVLIVEVANIAFIKHALGREAGVEVLKTLAKRMKSAVRRGDTVGRLWRDEFGITLTDLKAEALEQVIEGIREELIKPIPTPRGDAYAELHLGWAIYPENGNNNRNLLRHARYQAYQNRIDAVLEHPEL; encoded by the coding sequence ATGCAGATGAAAGCCCCTCATGAAGCCAACGCCCAGGTTCTTGCTGGCCCTTGTAACTTTACCACCCCACCAGAAACATTGGGACATGCGGTAAGTGTCTATACCTCACTCAGCCAAGATCCTGAGGTTTTTCCCCTTGAAAAACGCAAAAAATTTATTCTGGTTGCCACAGGCATGGCACTGTTTGTTGGGGTTTTGGTGGACTTGGTGGTCAACCCATTTCCAGACAGCCTGCTCCTTACCCTAGGCTGGCCCATACTGGCTGCGCTACTCTCTGCCTGGACAGTTGCGGTTAACACCAACCATAAACACTACTGCACCTTTGCCGCTACCCGTGGTGCCATGCATACGGAACAACAGGGACTTTTTCCCGCCATCTCCAGTAACTCCTTTCACTTTGAAACCGCAAAATTTTTGGTTAAACATCACCATACCCATGCTGTGGCAAGCCACTATCTATTCCACGCGGTGGAGGATGAAGAGTTTCATTTTCGCTGGGTGGATGATCAACACCATGTTCTCCACCAGATTGATGGCCTGAATGATCATCGCAACAGTTTTTCTGAACCCCTGCAAAATTACTATTTTGGTTCCGCTGTCGAGCTTAACTGGACCCGCTATCTACTGCGACAGCATGGGGCAGATATTCGCAACGGTACAGCCATTCGCTTTCCCCTTAATGAGCGTGGAAACGACTATATTGAGCTAAGTGGGGAGCGCTTTCGTTACGCCATTAAAGATGAAGAAGGCGAACATGGCTATGAAGAGGTGGCCGAAAGCTTCCGAGGGGAGCGCGATTTTGATATTGGCATCTATGATCTCGAGAACAAAGGTGAGCTACAAGGCCATCAATGGATCAAATTTCCCTACCCAGCCATCCCGAATGAACTGCTGTTCATGAAGTTATGGGAGCTTCGTACCGGTACAAAAGTTGAGGTTCACCATCTCTTACCTGAGGCTGAGACCTTTACGAAGGACCCTGTTACAGATCTCATTTTGTCCGCTCTGTTTCTGGAACGACTTGAACAATCCATCTCCCGACACGCACGGCGTGACACCACCCTGGCGGTACTGATTGTTGAGGTAGCCAATATCGCCTTTATCAAACATGCGCTGGGACGTGAAGCTGGGGTTGAGGTCCTTAAAACACTGGCTAAGCGTATGAAATCGGCTGTACGCCGAGGGGATACCGTAGGCCGACTGTGGCGGGATGAGTTTGGCATTACCCTAACGGATTTAAAAGCGGAAGCCCTGGAGCAGGTGATCGAGGGCATACGTGAAGAGCTCATTAAGCCCATTCCCACCCCTCGGGGTGATGCTTATGCCGAATTACACTTAGGATGGGCGATCTATCCTGAAAATGGGAATAACAACCGCAATCTTTTGCGTCATGCCCGTTACCAAGCCTACCAAAACCGTATTGATGCGGTACTGGAACACCCAGAGCTCTAG
- a CDS encoding ATP-binding protein encodes MAKFDEKPEQAQKQRDSDLETASSTQDFGHCYQTMLGSGMQGLCLIDKARQIVHANEIFAYWLRVNDPVLLGTSITQWVDLGERERLDAFLIDVDQDGRGEQTLNLVRGFGRRGRMVRMLGTRLEQLNGQPGIGLTMIDVSDQREVCQQLSQDVTTYRNIANFTHDWESWFDAEGHVKWINPAVQRVTGYTITRCMQMQSYPQDLFHADDRLALSQLMKEGRAGAVAHDVSLRVKHREGDLRWVSLSLQPMLTDSGEKLGFRTSIRDISERREAERALEAAKRAAEMASKAKSRFLSTMSHEIRTPMTAILGVAELMSSSQLDRTQREHVSIIRRSGDALLDLIDDILVISQSEGGQTDEKQVVFEIDHLLESVMDMVSYRATKKGLKLLTHVAASVPVRVKGDPVRLRQVLINLVGNAIKFSEQGEVVINVRPGNRAGSDRLDYRFSVSDNGIGIPPAQREAIFDAFSQVDDSETRRFGGTGLGLTICRRLVNLMGGQLELVHSDPGVGSTFAFDIPLKPVLEQGNQSVLDFDNAILKERRVVVYSHGETLRQMIQEMLIPEGVHCTAVSDHDELAQLMDVIHEVDADGQDGLCDMLLLDAEEPFPGMDVVSYATELKQRQTFHQLSFVILGLDPSPKERFALCQAGIDYVPPPLKRRAILKTLAGLLAVPGKKPLDGACESLSQGTHHQEGKEGASLRILLAEDDPDSCYVIQSFLKDAHCHLEVVTDGEQALKRFQEGTDDPLGKALPFDLIIMDAQMPVMDGYTAVHRIRSWEREQQRSPVKILAISAHGGKEGRLTSLRNGCDGHLSKPLTQRDLLAHIDFLSHRI; translated from the coding sequence TTGGCCAAGTTTGATGAAAAACCAGAGCAGGCCCAAAAGCAGAGAGATTCCGATTTGGAAACGGCATCCTCTACACAGGATTTTGGTCACTGCTATCAGACCATGCTGGGGTCTGGCATGCAGGGGCTCTGTCTCATTGATAAAGCTCGGCAGATTGTGCACGCCAATGAAATCTTTGCTTACTGGTTGCGGGTGAATGATCCCGTCTTACTGGGTACCTCTATTACCCAGTGGGTGGATTTGGGGGAGCGAGAGAGGTTGGATGCCTTCCTGATTGATGTCGACCAGGATGGGCGTGGTGAACAGACCTTAAACTTGGTACGCGGCTTTGGGCGGCGTGGCCGGATGGTGCGGATGCTCGGAACCCGCTTGGAACAGCTTAATGGTCAACCCGGCATTGGTTTAACCATGATTGATGTTTCCGATCAGCGTGAAGTGTGTCAGCAGCTGAGCCAGGATGTGACCACCTATCGCAATATTGCCAACTTTACCCATGACTGGGAGTCTTGGTTTGATGCTGAAGGCCACGTCAAGTGGATCAATCCTGCTGTACAGCGGGTGACAGGCTACACCATTACCCGTTGCATGCAGATGCAGAGCTATCCCCAAGATCTCTTTCATGCCGATGATCGTTTGGCGCTCTCACAATTAATGAAAGAGGGTAGAGCTGGGGCGGTTGCGCATGATGTTTCCTTAAGGGTCAAGCATCGGGAGGGGGATCTGCGTTGGGTCTCTTTGAGCTTACAGCCGATGTTGACCGATAGCGGCGAGAAGTTGGGCTTTCGTACCAGCATCCGTGATATCTCAGAACGACGCGAGGCTGAGCGCGCACTGGAGGCGGCCAAGCGGGCTGCCGAAATGGCCAGCAAAGCCAAAAGCCGTTTTCTCTCTACCATGAGCCATGAAATCCGTACCCCTATGACGGCTATTCTTGGTGTGGCTGAGCTTATGTCCAGCTCTCAGTTGGACCGGACGCAACGGGAGCATGTGAGTATTATTCGCCGCTCTGGCGATGCCTTGTTGGACCTGATTGACGATATTCTGGTCATCAGCCAAAGCGAAGGTGGGCAAACTGATGAAAAACAGGTGGTCTTTGAAATTGACCATTTGTTGGAGTCGGTGATGGATATGGTCAGTTATCGGGCAACTAAAAAGGGTTTGAAACTGCTGACCCATGTTGCAGCCTCTGTGCCGGTGCGGGTCAAAGGAGACCCTGTACGCTTACGGCAGGTGCTGATTAATCTGGTTGGTAATGCCATTAAGTTTAGTGAACAGGGTGAGGTTGTTATCAATGTTCGCCCTGGTAACCGTGCAGGCAGTGACCGTTTGGATTACCGCTTTAGTGTCTCCGATAACGGTATTGGTATTCCCCCCGCACAACGTGAGGCGATTTTTGATGCCTTCTCCCAGGTCGATGATTCTGAAACCCGCCGCTTTGGGGGGACCGGTTTGGGGCTGACCATCTGTCGTCGCCTTGTCAACCTGATGGGAGGGCAGCTGGAGCTTGTGCATAGTGATCCGGGCGTGGGGTCAACCTTTGCGTTTGATATTCCATTAAAGCCGGTCTTGGAACAAGGGAACCAGTCTGTTTTAGATTTTGATAATGCCATCCTTAAAGAGCGGCGTGTGGTGGTCTATAGCCATGGTGAGACGTTGCGTCAGATGATCCAGGAGATGTTGATTCCTGAAGGCGTACACTGTACCGCAGTCAGTGATCATGATGAGTTGGCTCAGCTGATGGATGTCATCCATGAAGTGGATGCTGATGGCCAGGATGGTTTGTGCGACATGCTGCTGCTGGATGCGGAAGAGCCATTTCCTGGTATGGATGTGGTCAGTTATGCCACAGAGCTTAAACAGCGTCAGACATTTCACCAGTTGAGTTTTGTTATCCTCGGTTTGGACCCCAGCCCTAAAGAGCGTTTTGCTTTATGTCAGGCCGGTATTGATTATGTTCCCCCCCCACTTAAACGTAGAGCCATACTCAAAACTCTAGCGGGTTTACTGGCTGTGCCAGGGAAAAAGCCGTTGGATGGGGCTTGTGAGAGCTTATCTCAAGGGACGCATCATCAAGAAGGTAAGGAGGGGGCCTCCTTACGTATTTTATTGGCGGAAGATGATCCAGACAGCTGTTATGTAATTCAGAGTTTTCTTAAGGATGCCCATTGCCACTTGGAGGTTGTCACAGATGGTGAACAGGCGCTGAAACGTTTTCAAGAAGGGACGGATGATCCGCTAGGCAAGGCGTTGCCGTTTGATCTGATTATTATGGATGCTCAAATGCCGGTTATGGATGGGTACACCGCGGTCCACCGTATTCGCAGTTGGGAACGTGAACAGCAGCGTAGCCCGGTTAAAATTTTGGCCATCTCTGCCCATGGGGGTAAGGAAGGGCGTTTGACCAGTCTACGTAACGGATGTGATGGTCATTTGAGCAAGCCCCTGACCCAGCGGGATCTGTTAGCACATATTGATTTTCTCAGTCACCGTATTTAG
- the mfd gene encoding transcription-repair coupling factor, with translation MTNLIAAQKLLEKLQGRKSPLPLPGLTSGSSSWLATSLAIAQPAPVVLVTGKVQRAEAIARELLFFGEKQGLHILPFPAWETLPFEPLSPYGPLVGDRLATLSRLLGLAGTGPISTESDTGDSRTVVITTPAAMMQRLMPKSVLARYGFAFSIGDQLNLPEFRELLTRSGYNPVSQVSEPGEFAARGGLIDFFPPGREEPVRVELFGDEVDNIRLFDPTNQRSLDPIPSVEVLPVREVILNADTISCFRTGYREIFGGYAAEDLIYKEITHGHTHQGMEQYLPLFYPELNTLFDYLPDQSLFLMEADVQEQIEERAREIEDQHQIAFRAGQGGENGYDGSSMRCIARQTLYLDQRELNSCLKPHPQLIQDTQAKRPTDPGLHPIPPIQQGLEGVDNSQQDEKKATATVMDRLSKQIVSWQQENRRIGFVSRTIGQRERMRELLADHKISAIDGGGWPELIKEGSTQPLLLLGDVTDGFEHPDHNVVLISEDNVFGVRIRRRQMSRRYLDQLIASFADLSEGDAVVHADHGVGRFGGLTSLEVGQLKNDFLLIIYHGGDKLYVPVENLDRVGKHSSGEEVQLDKLGGKRWAKTRAKARKKILDMAEELVAIQAQREATKGVVYSGPDALYQEFASAFPFEETVDQAKAIEAVLDDMASTKAMDRLVCGDVGFGKTEVALRATFRAAMDGKQVAILVPTTILAQQHYENFAKRLASYPLRVDILSRFRTPKEQKATIEAINKGQVDVIVGTHRLLQTDLKFKDLGLLVVDEEQRFGVTHKERIKNLRATLDILTLTATPIPRTLNMAMAGVRDISIIASPPADRLAIRTIITHYDKQQVREAILRELYRGGQIFYVHNQVQDIERKAQEIAELVPEGRVGVAHGQMRENQLEKVMMDFYRQTFNILVCTTIVENGVDIPTANTIIIDRADKFGLAQLHQLRGRVGRSKHRAYAYMLVPHRRRLTKDAEKRLDALESLGELGAGFMLATHDLEIRGAGNILGDEQSGQIKEVGFELYNQMLREAVDTLKAARAAGLEAPVPGRKAAPVAEEGPAPVVPNINLHLSTYIPEDYVGDVHQRLTLYKRIAELHSHEELEEMRIELADRFGPMPSTVDHLLSVMEIKRLCVKLRITKLDAGPKGGTFQFDEVFTVEIPRLIAMVQREVGNARLDQTSRTLVLKNRQWHDDKARLSEVRMALTTLI, from the coding sequence GTGACCAATCTAATAGCAGCGCAAAAACTTCTAGAAAAGCTACAAGGCCGTAAAAGCCCTCTCCCCCTACCGGGTCTGACCTCGGGGAGCTCCAGTTGGCTGGCGACCTCTTTAGCGATTGCCCAACCTGCACCTGTGGTACTGGTGACAGGTAAGGTTCAACGGGCTGAAGCCATCGCTCGAGAGCTGCTTTTTTTTGGTGAGAAACAGGGTCTGCACATCCTACCCTTTCCCGCCTGGGAAACACTCCCCTTTGAGCCCCTCTCTCCCTACGGCCCATTGGTTGGGGATCGTCTCGCGACCCTCTCTCGCTTACTGGGGCTGGCAGGCACGGGACCTATTAGTACAGAGAGCGATACAGGAGATAGCCGAACGGTGGTGATCACCACCCCTGCAGCCATGATGCAGCGGCTGATGCCTAAATCGGTTCTGGCCCGCTATGGTTTTGCGTTCTCTATTGGTGATCAGCTTAACCTACCGGAATTTAGGGAACTACTGACCCGTTCTGGTTACAACCCGGTCTCTCAGGTTTCTGAACCAGGCGAGTTTGCCGCACGCGGGGGGTTGATTGACTTTTTTCCTCCCGGACGTGAAGAGCCGGTCCGTGTTGAGCTGTTTGGGGATGAGGTAGATAACATCCGCCTGTTTGATCCCACCAATCAGCGATCCTTGGACCCCATTCCGTCTGTAGAGGTACTGCCTGTACGGGAAGTCATTCTTAATGCAGATACCATTAGCTGCTTCCGTACGGGTTACCGTGAGATCTTTGGTGGCTATGCGGCGGAGGATCTCATTTATAAAGAGATCACCCACGGCCACACCCACCAAGGCATGGAGCAGTATCTTCCTCTCTTTTATCCTGAGCTAAATACCCTGTTTGATTATCTGCCTGACCAGAGCCTATTCCTGATGGAGGCGGATGTTCAGGAACAGATTGAAGAGCGCGCCAGAGAGATTGAAGATCAACATCAAATCGCCTTTCGGGCGGGACAAGGGGGCGAAAATGGCTACGATGGCAGCTCCATGCGCTGCATTGCCCGTCAAACCCTCTATCTGGATCAACGAGAGCTTAATAGCTGCTTAAAACCGCACCCACAGCTCATTCAAGACACTCAAGCTAAGCGCCCGACAGATCCTGGCTTGCATCCGATCCCCCCCATTCAACAAGGCCTAGAAGGGGTTGATAACAGCCAACAGGATGAGAAAAAAGCTACCGCAACGGTCATGGACCGCCTAAGCAAACAGATTGTGTCATGGCAGCAGGAGAACCGCCGGATTGGCTTTGTCTCCCGGACCATTGGCCAGCGCGAACGTATGCGTGAACTGTTGGCGGACCATAAAATTAGCGCCATAGATGGTGGCGGTTGGCCAGAACTGATCAAAGAGGGCTCAACACAACCCCTGCTGTTGCTAGGGGATGTAACGGATGGCTTTGAGCACCCTGACCATAATGTGGTGCTGATCAGTGAGGACAATGTTTTTGGGGTACGCATTCGCCGCCGCCAGATGAGCCGCCGCTACCTGGACCAGCTCATAGCAAGCTTTGCAGACCTTAGTGAAGGGGATGCGGTGGTCCACGCCGACCATGGTGTCGGTCGTTTTGGTGGTTTGACCTCCCTAGAGGTTGGCCAGCTAAAAAATGATTTTCTACTGATCATCTACCATGGTGGCGATAAGCTCTATGTGCCGGTAGAGAACCTAGATCGTGTGGGCAAGCACTCTTCAGGTGAAGAGGTTCAACTGGACAAACTGGGCGGTAAACGCTGGGCTAAAACCCGCGCCAAGGCCCGCAAAAAAATTCTGGATATGGCCGAAGAACTGGTGGCCATTCAAGCCCAAAGAGAGGCCACCAAGGGGGTCGTTTACTCTGGCCCAGACGCTTTGTATCAGGAGTTCGCCAGCGCTTTTCCCTTTGAAGAGACGGTGGACCAAGCCAAAGCGATTGAGGCTGTTTTGGATGATATGGCCTCAACCAAAGCCATGGATCGTCTGGTTTGTGGTGATGTTGGTTTTGGTAAAACAGAGGTCGCCTTAAGGGCTACCTTCCGGGCCGCGATGGATGGCAAACAGGTCGCTATTTTAGTGCCCACAACCATTTTGGCTCAGCAACACTACGAGAACTTTGCCAAACGACTGGCCAGCTACCCACTCCGGGTCGATATTCTCTCCCGTTTTAGAACCCCAAAAGAGCAAAAAGCCACCATTGAAGCGATCAATAAAGGACAGGTGGATGTCATTGTTGGTACCCACCGCCTTTTACAAACAGATCTTAAGTTCAAGGATCTCGGACTTCTGGTGGTTGATGAGGAGCAGCGCTTTGGCGTGACCCACAAGGAACGCATTAAAAACCTGCGTGCCACACTGGATATCCTAACCCTGACCGCAACCCCCATCCCCCGTACCTTGAACATGGCCATGGCGGGTGTCAGGGATATCAGCATTATCGCCTCCCCCCCGGCAGACCGGCTGGCCATTCGTACCATCATTACCCACTATGATAAACAGCAGGTGCGTGAAGCCATTTTGCGGGAGCTCTACCGGGGTGGTCAGATCTTCTATGTTCACAACCAGGTTCAAGATATTGAGCGCAAAGCTCAGGAGATTGCCGAGCTGGTACCAGAGGGCCGGGTTGGTGTCGCCCACGGTCAGATGCGGGAAAACCAGTTGGAAAAAGTGATGATGGATTTTTACCGTCAAACTTTCAACATTCTGGTCTGCACTACCATCGTAGAAAATGGGGTCGATATACCCACAGCCAATACCATTATTATTGATCGGGCTGATAAATTTGGTCTCGCCCAGTTGCACCAGCTCCGTGGCCGGGTCGGACGCAGCAAGCACAGAGCTTATGCTTACATGCTGGTACCCCACCGACGCCGCTTGACCAAAGATGCTGAAAAACGCCTGGATGCCCTGGAGAGCCTGGGCGAACTAGGTGCTGGCTTTATGTTGGCCACTCATGATTTAGAAATTCGTGGTGCAGGCAACATACTGGGGGATGAACAGTCCGGGCAGATCAAAGAGGTGGGCTTTGAGCTTTACAACCAAATGCTGCGTGAAGCGGTGGATACTCTTAAAGCGGCACGGGCTGCTGGCCTGGAAGCCCCTGTTCCTGGGCGTAAAGCCGCACCCGTTGCCGAAGAGGGGCCGGCCCCTGTAGTACCCAACATCAACCTGCACCTCTCAACCTATATCCCTGAAGATTATGTGGGGGATGTTCATCAACGTCTGACGCTTTACAAACGCATTGCAGAGCTGCACAGCCATGAAGAGCTGGAAGAGATGCGTATTGAACTGGCCGATCGCTTTGGCCCAATGCCCTCAACGGTCGATCACCTACTGTCGGTTATGGAGATCAAACGTCTCTGTGTCAAACTTCGCATCACCAAGCTGGATGCAGGCCCCAAAGGTGGTACCTTCCAGTTTGATGAAGTCTTTACCGTTGAGATCCCACGTCTGATTGCCATGGTTCAAAGAGAGGTAGGTAATGCCCGTTTGGACCAGACCAGCCGCACCCTTGTGTTAAAAAACCGCCAGTGGCACGACGATAAGGCGCGCTTGTCTGAGGTACGCATGGCCTTAACGACACTCATCTAA
- a CDS encoding cytidylate kinase-like family protein has protein sequence MNDARTQTLLQSIMGAKIYHDTHNDEAAPAVPLVTVSRGLGANGHKIAARLAESLQVPLYDKELITEVTKQAKSDPYLTKRLDERTSGVMAEWVTSMFTGKSTSKDTFNYYMVKVIMSIAPQGGVIVGRGAHLLLSQKHKVFRLRVEGSLHHCAERVAKRENIKQKKAEKLVVQTDRERQEFVENLYQNHSGRHNYYDMVVNTDLFKAQATVELVEKGMREMGFIMPK, from the coding sequence ATGAATGACGCACGGACACAAACCCTTCTACAATCCATCATGGGTGCTAAAATTTATCATGACACCCATAATGATGAAGCTGCCCCTGCCGTTCCCCTGGTTACGGTCTCCCGCGGTTTGGGGGCCAATGGTCATAAGATCGCAGCCCGTTTGGCGGAATCTTTACAGGTCCCTCTCTACGACAAAGAGCTGATTACGGAAGTAACCAAACAGGCTAAGTCCGACCCCTACCTGACCAAACGACTGGATGAACGTACCTCAGGCGTTATGGCAGAGTGGGTTACCTCAATGTTTACAGGTAAGTCCACCAGCAAAGATACCTTTAACTACTATATGGTTAAGGTGATCATGAGCATCGCCCCCCAAGGCGGGGTTATTGTTGGTCGTGGTGCCCATTTACTCTTAAGCCAAAAACACAAAGTGTTCCGTTTACGGGTCGAAGGCTCCCTACACCACTGTGCCGAGCGGGTGGCCAAGCGTGAGAACATTAAGCAAAAAAAGGCTGAAAAACTGGTGGTGCAAACAGATCGTGAGCGCCAAGAGTTTGTAGAGAACCTTTATCAAAACCACAGTGGCCGCCACAACTACTACGATATGGTGGTTAATACCGATCTATTCAAGGCCCAAGCCACTGTTGAGTTAGTTGAAAAAGGTATGCGTGAAATGGGCTTTATCATGCCCAAATAG
- a CDS encoding class I SAM-dependent methyltransferase has product MLDADQATAYAEADFSEPHNAFVTSFQQKHPQFSGKGVVLDLGCGPGDISCRFAKAYPGCTVFGVDGSPAMLNEGVRLCARWGEAGTRVVLKEALLPNGEALTEAEYGAVISNSLLHHMPNATDFWQSITTFAAPGAAIFVMDLLRPSSAKVAKEMMHRYTADEPEVLQQDFYHSLLAAFSREEIQAQLCAAQLGHLTFEQTSDRHWIVWGKRS; this is encoded by the coding sequence ATGTTGGATGCTGATCAGGCTACGGCATATGCAGAGGCCGATTTTTCTGAGCCACATAACGCTTTTGTTACCAGTTTTCAACAAAAACATCCCCAATTTTCTGGCAAAGGTGTGGTGTTGGATTTGGGCTGTGGGCCGGGAGATATCTCCTGCCGCTTTGCCAAAGCCTACCCTGGGTGCACAGTCTTTGGTGTTGATGGTTCACCTGCTATGCTCAACGAGGGCGTGCGTCTGTGTGCCCGTTGGGGTGAGGCTGGTACCCGTGTGGTGTTGAAGGAAGCTCTCTTGCCCAACGGTGAGGCACTGACTGAGGCTGAGTATGGCGCTGTGATCAGTAACAGCCTTCTTCACCACATGCCGAACGCAACCGATTTTTGGCAGAGCATTACAACTTTCGCCGCACCCGGTGCAGCCATATTTGTGATGGATCTGCTTAGACCATCTTCAGCAAAAGTGGCCAAAGAGATGATGCATCGCTATACCGCTGATGAGCCTGAGGTGTTGCAGCAGGATTTTTATCACTCGTTGCTGGCGGCGTTCTCCCGAGAGGAAATCCAGGCCCAGTTATGCGCTGCACAACTGGGCCACTTGACGTTTGAACAGACATCGGACCGTCACTGGATTGTGTGGGGAAAACGCTCATAA
- a CDS encoding DnaJ C-terminal domain-containing protein — protein sequence MMEQDFYRRLNVPRTATQAQIRNAYRRLARQYHPDVSPMPQAESLFKALGEAYDVLKDPHKRAHYDRSQRPIWPHKSPQHPQNRAHRSNQNIKGRPHHVEAKLIVPLEVANRGEIHQVRLNMKELGGFRTIQVQIPKGVVNGDKVRVYNQIRPNIVKEISGGDIIFTVEIPPHPHFQLDGYDLYSSLTLSPWEAALGEPVQFKSLGGIIRVHIPEGSSSGQLIRVRGKGFPKPGFGQSGDLYLRLNIAVPKQLNNAERRLYKKLAKKSAFNPRGH from the coding sequence ATGATGGAACAGGATTTCTACAGAAGGCTTAACGTACCCCGTACCGCGACCCAGGCGCAGATACGCAATGCTTATCGCCGTCTGGCCCGCCAGTACCATCCCGACGTTAGCCCCATGCCCCAGGCGGAAAGCCTGTTTAAAGCATTGGGCGAAGCCTATGATGTTCTGAAGGACCCCCATAAGCGGGCACATTATGACCGCAGTCAGCGCCCAATATGGCCCCACAAAAGCCCACAGCACCCGCAAAACCGCGCCCACCGCAGCAACCAGAATATTAAAGGCAGGCCTCACCATGTTGAGGCTAAACTGATTGTACCGCTAGAGGTGGCCAACCGCGGTGAAATTCACCAAGTACGCCTGAACATGAAAGAGCTTGGGGGCTTCCGTACCATTCAAGTACAGATCCCTAAAGGTGTGGTGAATGGGGATAAAGTCCGGGTATACAATCAGATACGCCCCAACATCGTTAAAGAGATCAGTGGTGGGGATATTATTTTTACCGTTGAGATCCCCCCCCACCCCCACTTTCAACTGGATGGCTACGATCTCTACAGCAGCTTAACCCTCTCTCCCTGGGAAGCCGCTTTAGGCGAGCCCGTACAGTTTAAATCGCTGGGTGGCATCATTCGCGTCCACATTCCAGAAGGCTCCAGCTCAGGGCAACTTATTCGGGTAAGAGGCAAAGGTTTTCCTAAACCCGGCTTTGGTCAGAGTGGTGATCTATATTTGCGACTGAATATTGCGGTCCCCAAGCAGCTAAACAATGCAGAACGGCGCCTCTATAAAAAGCTCGCTAAAAAATCTGCCTTCAATCCCCGAGGCCACTAA